ccaaaatccttagggtaggtctccttcaggctgccaccactcggtcaattacgtgggccgagacacccctatattccccctcccactcccctttccagagacgttccctggggaaatacagatccactcatcggagggaaacctccccccctctctctctcctagccactggaaagagatacctgattcaactgTTTGAATCAAACTCAGGAGGAActatctcccccctcccttctctgcccggagataagcctgtctcacccccgagagagtgtcttcgcccctccccctatccacagtagaagggatttaatcaagtctttatagaaagaatttattaaaaggaaaacaagaaaatacagaatctctatgagcccaagctggacactcatagggtataaccttgctaagttctggagagaatcctctctctttctcagtacaacaaaacagcagaattaagaataatcaataacaaacacacagaattgcaagcataggattattaggtgaggacacaaagtatctttctaatactcactatcttgactagaagaaattagttcagaaaggtggaaacttgtagacttgattaaaacatctggactcttgtaactccagacggctaaagacaaagacccccccaaacagagggaaaagttccctcctaggagtttcaaattctctttcctgattggtcctcaggtcaggtgcccaccaggtactatgctttaaccctttactaactattcatgacagggtgtctcggcccacgtaattgaccgagtggtggcagcctgaaggagacctaccctaaggattttggggtgggggaagacatgctggtcctcactttgaaaccccccagcttcaagtgagggtagacccatgacacAGCTACTAACAGTCCCAGTGGGATCTGCTGCCCGGGATCACCAGAGCACCGGGAAACCCCTGGTCAAACCCCTTTTCCCTCAGCCAGTGTTTAGGATCCACCTGTGGATTCCTTTCCCCATGGAAATCCTCAGGAGGGAGGGTCCTCCAGGTTTGTCTGCCTTGTGCTGGGGTACAGTTTAAATTAGATTTGATGTATCAGTGAATCGAGGCCTGATTACGTGTGGATGGCAGTGTCTGATGCAGTGCACAATGTACCATGGCTTGAAGGTCGCTTGTGGGGAGTTGTGAGTGTCACAGGGCGCTTGCAATGTGTGCAGGAGCTTGGGCAGTGCAGGAGCAGGCCCACAAGGACTTACAGGTAAGAAGAGGCTCATAAAAAGTTACCAAGTATAGAAGGATTGAGACTTGGAAGGGGCTGTGCAGGGTTTGAGGTTGGTGCTCATTGGGGTTGCACCACACACCTCACAAGGAACTAGGTTGTGTGGGAATTTTCAGTGACATTTCAAAAGGGCTTGAGGGAATTTAATTACAGGCTTTTAAACAGATTTGTGAAGAATGCAGGCTTGGTAAAAACTTGTAAGGAATGCAGGGAGTTGGGCAAGAGTCGGAAGTTATGGGGAGTTGGTCAAGAGTTGGAAGCACCCTGCCCTAGGTGGGAGGATGTGATTAAGTGGGAGCTCACAACGGTAAAAAAATGACTTATGAAGCCcaagggagtttggaagtttACTTgtgagctgctctgctccacggtattgcttcaggctcccccactcattagcacagtactcagtgctctcagctcagcaagtccagctcttcagtgatttcagctcttagtgattccagctcatagtaggggagccccagtgccagtgagttcagctcagtaatctgtatctagattcttaagggaatcaaaaattaactctgacattccacagtggagagaggcacaagtagaactggtgcttctggctcacacaagacacctgcaccacccagtacagtCTGTTTTACTTTGACATCCCTTAGGGAAAGGCACAGGGCATTCATTGTCCTTGGATATGCTTGTTTTACTGTTACCTCATTTTCCTCCCCATTTACATGCTTCATCCACCGGTTATATCCACTTGTGAGCTCATTCTTTTTAATCAGTGCTTGAACAGCCAAGCCCTTGAGTGATCTTGTTATACAAATACTTTTTTtacagttattattattattattattaattaagtAGTCATTACATGGGCTCTAGTTCTGGTTATCAAAGAAATTAAATATGAACTAAACCacgtgctctttttttttttttccagcttgtTGGAAAATATGGCAACATTTTCAGCTTGCAGCTTGGTAACCTGACATTTGTGTTTGTAAATGGATTCCAGCTGGTGAAAGAAGTGCTTGTCCATCAAGGTGAATACTTTCTTGATCGCCCACAAATTCCTCAGATCTACAAAGTCTTTGGTACATTTGGTGAGTTTCTTTTCTTATATTTTTCTTCAAGTATTTTAGATGTAACGTTTTTAATAAtcaaggctccaatcctgcaaacacttacaaatGGGCTTCACCTTATGCACATGAACAGTCTCACTGATGTGTGCTCTGGTGTAgtaacttaggcccagatcctcaaaggtgtttaggtgcctaacttctagtaaaatcaatgagagttaggcacctaaatacctttgaggatctgggccttagtgaaTTCCTCAGTTCTGCAAAAACTTACACATGTGCTCATGTCTCATTGACTCCTCATGTTCACATTCCAACTGCCATATCCCTGGCGACAGCAGCAGCAGATTCTCATGACTACCATGTAGCTGTGATGGCATGTAGAATGGACTTTCATCCTGGATGGTCTCTTGCAAGTTTTCCTTCAGCAAGAGTCAGAATGGGAGGATTTAGGCTTCTGAAATCCCTCAAAATTGCATCTTCCAACCTCATTTGTGGTCGGCATTGCGGCCTACTTCCTTGAACCTCAGCTCTATACACCTTCTGTTAAAGTCTAACTTCTGCATGTTGGACATGACTCCACCATTGCTAGAGGCCATGCACTCTGATATAATAGTGATGAGCATGGCTAACAGAACAGAAGAAAATATCCTGTGGAAAGATAGTCAGGCCTCACTTAAACTTGAAAAAGGAAAGGAGGGTTAAAGTTTTCTAGTCTTCTAATGACCATTACAATATACCAGGTGTCATTTTTCACCCCAGGATTAGTTTTCTCTAATGGACATAGCTGGAAACAACAGAGAAGATTTGCTTTATCAACTCTAAGAAACTTTGGCCTGGGGAAGAGGAGCTTAGAAGAACGAATACAGGAGGAGAGCAGATACCTTACAGATGCAATTGAGGAAGAAAAAGGTGAGAACTAGAGAGAATGACACTTTAATTATTCTATCAAAAATTGTAGCTCTTCTTTGGCAATGAACGTGAAGTAACAGAGATGTGCCTGAAACATGATGTTTGAATCCAGATCTTTCCTAACACTCAGTTCAGATGAGGGATTTGGCTTAGACCATTAGCCATATATGAACCTTGGTGACATGGTCCAGATCTGGATACGGATCCAAAAGTttggtggtgtttgggattcatgTTTTTATATCGGTCAGTAATAGCACTAAATGCTGAGTTGTCAGCATCAATGTAGCCACACAAATTTACAAAACAGTCCCACAAAAATGTTCATTGCCAAGATTAATGACCATGGAGAGAAAGTGGTTCCTAATCACATATATGTAAAACCTCCCTACATTATAACAAAGGCAGAGAcctgtgtgaaaaaatataaatgtcTCTATACATAGCAAAAACTGACTTGAACTGGTAGATTTGATATGCTGCATGCATCAAAATGCAGCTCATCACATCTATGTGTTTAACAGTTTTTCAATATTCAGATAGGCGACAATGCAGCAAATGTTGCTCAAGAGATATGTATGAGTGTGTGATATATGCATATGTTCAGGTTTTATTCATGGATTTCATACACACCAAATAGTTTATGTCTGTCAACaactttcttccccttttctAAGAAGCCAGAACACCACCAATTTCTCCCATTTTCTCTTCTAGGGCAACCTTTTGACCCTCACTTTAAAATTAACAATGCTGTTTCCAACATAATCTGTTCCGTCACTTTTGGGGACCGGTTTGAATATCATGATAGTCACTTCCAGAAGTTACTGCGGTTGATTGATGAGATTGTGTATCTCCAGGGAAGTATTTGGATCCAGGTAGAGCTTGTTTGATTTTGACTTTAAACATATGAAAACAATGGCAAAACCCCGAGCAGTTTCACTGGAAGCAGGGCTGAGTGTGACAGCGCTGTCCCAGATACACTTCTACCATAGCCTGATTGCGGCATCCATGCTCTCATTTTCCCCAACAAATTTCTCTCCACCTCAGTTCCCCCTTTGGCTAGTCTCTTTCATCTGGCCCCCCTGAAGGTATCGTGCTAGAAGATCCTCAAACCTGATTTTCTATACCAGTGCCACCACCCCACAGGCACTTAACATGATCTCTAACTGGACTGACAACCCAGTGGGCTGTTTCAGTGGGCATCAGGGAGGTGTCTGTAGaagagaggaagaagaaaaggTGCCAAATCCTCACTGCTCCCAAGCAACTCCCTTCCTTGCTGTCACACTGTGCATTGCTGTCACACTGTGCATTGCTGTCACACTGTGTCAGAACGTGAGGCCAGATTCTGACATCGTGACCTTTATATCCTTCCTCGCTTTTAAATCAACCATTTGTTAGCAGGGTGGCCATTCAGCACATTGTGCTGTAGAGGGTGCCAAAGCAATAGGTGCAGTAGCTGGTGACTGGCCCAGCAGTCACAGCAGAGGGCTGAGAGAAGACAGTGCATATCTTATCAAGAAAAAACGGGCTTGTGGTTAAAATGCTGCAATGGGACTTAGGACCCCTAGCTTCACTTTCTGGCTCTGTAACAGATGCCTGTGCGGTCTTGGCCAAGTCATTTActatctctctgcctcagttctcacTCTGTAAAATGGcgataatatttcctttctctcaccctCTGTCTCTCCTGTCGCTTTAGATTCTAGGCTCCTCCGGTCAGGGACTCAGTGTTGTGTATCTGTCAAGTGCCTACCATaatgggggcctgatctcagttgaggGCTCTGAGCACATCCATAATACAATTATATATCAATGTGGTTTAATAAACGCAGTGTCTTCAGCAGAATGCATGTAGGTGTATTAAACCGCGAGATGCATGTTTCTAAAACTCGGCTAAAATGTATTGTGGTCTCTTTGTATGTCAAAAGCTGTATAACTCCTTCCCCACCATAATGAAGTGGATACCTGGACGCCATCacaccatttttaaaaactgggaaAATTTGAAGTGTTTTGTGAGGGAAATAATAGCAAAGCACAGAGAGGACTGGAATCCATCTGAAACCAGAGACTTCATTGACTGTTATCTGAAGGAAATAGCAAAGGTAAGAGAGCAAAGACCAAAGTGAACAGGAACAAACCACTTCTGTGTTTTAAAAATTAGAAGTAGAATGACAGTAACAGGGTTCACCAATTGAGTTGTCTGAGCATCCGACCCTCCATTAGTTAACAGTTAGAAACCCTAGGTAGGAAAGAACTGATTCAGCAAAGCCTTTAAGCACATGTTTTCCTTTGAGCCGGGGAGAgcagtcagtgggactactcggATGGTTGTGCACTTTGCTGATTTGAACCCTAAAATGTAAGGTTACCTGTGCATTCGGGGCCAGACCCAAAGTCAGTTGAAGTTCATGGGAGTCTTTCATTCACTTCAGCAGGACCTCTGTTCAGACCTAAAATCAGCTCAAACTTTTCACTCTCAAGAATGATGCTAAAAGTACAGTCTTTCTCGCTAATGGTGCTGTCCTGGTGCtctcaactctcactgaaggcaatggaaattCAGGGCACCCGGCACCTTGCAGAATTGAGCCTAGAATGATGTTTCCCTGGCTTTGTATAATACTAATAAATATTGTTGTAGTCCCACCCACATATATCTTTGTTCTAAGGCCGATGCCGACCCGAGTTTCCATGAAGAAAATCTCATATTTTCCACACTGGATCTTTTTACTGCTGGAACTGAGACAACGTCTACAACCATTTACTGGGCTCTGCTGTACATGGCCCTATATCCAGATATTCAAGGTAAATGGTAACGGTTTATATTTCTAATCTCTTAAGAGCTCTTGAATTTCTACCCTTAACGCTTGCCACATCGGGCAAGCCTTGTGGCTAATTaacaggactgggactcaggatatCCAAGTCCTGGTCCAGGATCTGCCTCAGATTTCCTGTGAGACATTGGGAAAATCATTTAATTCTGTAAATGTGGCTTGTGGATTTCTAAAAGGTGGTACACAGTCAGTGTCCTTTTCAGCTTTGAGATTTGACCCATGGATTCTCCAATGGGGACCTTTGTTGAAAATAATGCCAGATATAATCTGCCTCATTTAATGCAAAATAGGTGCATTCCTTAGACTCTTTGCAAGCTGCTGGAATAACTCTGTGCCCCCCAAAAATTGAGTCTTGCCTGACACAGAAAACCAGCAGATAAATATTTTCATGCTCCAATATCTCTTGAGTCAGCCCGGTAATTGACTTTGCTATTTTGAATAGGGACAAAATACGTATTGATAATGCCTTTACATTTGATTTTGAGAAGTGGAGTAAATGCCTCTTGCCTTCCATATATGTATTAAAGTAGGTCTTCCTATTATGcctaaattacattttaaaatccgTCTCACCTCCTGACCATTGCATATGTCTCATGCTAATCAGCTGTAGTTGTCTTATGTATTTGTCTGACAGATCTCTACATTGCTCACTGATGATGTTTTCAATGCTTGAATCGAGCTTTATTAGGTGTAGCCTTAAAAACAATGAACTCTAAACCCTGAACAACTTAAGCTTGTTCCAAGAACATATTATTCTTGGAACAATGGTGAACTCTGCTCTTTTCATAGAGAGGGTGCAAGCGGAGATTGACGCAGTGATTGGCCAGTCTCGCCAGCCAGCCATGGACGACAGGGACAACATGCCATACACCAATGCAGTTATTCATGAAGTGCAAAGGATAAGCAACATCTTGCCTTTAAATGCACCCAGAATGGCAACTAGTGACACAACACTGGCCGGATTCTATGTGCCAAAAGTAAGCTGGAAGGAAATTTAGTTTTCACTTCTTATCTTGGTTTAAGAAATTAAGAGATGAGCCCAAACCAAAGTCTCAGATAGAAACACCTTCGCAACCTGGAGGACCCAGTTGTGAATCTGAACCCATTTTGGGACTAAACCGAGATCCAGAGCTGCATTTTACAGGTGGTCCCTATTTCTATAGTGAGCTAAAATTCCTCAACCAAAACCTTGGATGCTCACATTCTCAAGCTTTGAGGAAGTTGAAATCTAGGTCAGACTTTTGCAGGCTGTCTTCATAAAACATGATgtaagttatttatttttaattgcatgaAACCATAGTAAAAGGACTAAGAAATAAGTGCAGCACAAGTTCACCACTATGGCTATTGACTAATGAAAGGTCAGCCAGGCACTTGGACGCAGAgactta
Above is a genomic segment from Mauremys reevesii isolate NIE-2019 linkage group 8, ASM1616193v1, whole genome shotgun sequence containing:
- the LOC120370577 gene encoding cytochrome P450 2J2-like, whose translation is MPLQAVPGLMWLWQNMPFQTLAMFLGLFLLIADYTKRRRPKNFPPGPLPLPFLGHVLHIDFKQPHRTIEKLVGKYGNIFSLQLGNLTFVFVNGFQLVKEVLVHQGEYFLDRPQIPQIYKVFGTFGLVFSNGHSWKQQRRFALSTLRNFGLGKRSLEERIQEESRYLTDAIEEEKGQPFDPHFKINNAVSNIICSVTFGDRFEYHDSHFQKLLRLIDEIVYLQGSIWIQLYNSFPTIMKWIPGRHHTIFKNWENLKCFVREIIAKHREDWNPSETRDFIDCYLKEIAKADADPSFHEENLIFSTLDLFTAGTETTSTTIYWALLYMALYPDIQERVQAEIDAVIGQSRQPAMDDRDNMPYTNAVIHEVQRISNILPLNAPRMATSDTTLAGFYVPKGTVLIPNLTSVLFDKNEWETPHTFNPKHFLEDGQFKKRESFLPFSAGKRGCLGEPLARIELFLFFTALLQKFTFQAPKDVKLSLQFRMGITLGPQPYQICALSR